In a single window of the Pseudoxanthomonas sp. F37 genome:
- a CDS encoding GNAT family N-acetyltransferase yields MDLQRDDLTHPAVIALLREHLQWMHRTSPPESVHALDVDALRGPGLRFWTLWDGAVLAGCGALRLLEAGHGEVKSMRTAQTHQRRGVASCMLDHIMDDARRQGCTRLSLETGSMAYFAPARALYARAGFTVCGPFGDYVDDPNSVFMTRTL; encoded by the coding sequence ATGGACCTGCAACGCGACGACCTGACCCATCCCGCCGTGATCGCCCTGCTGCGCGAGCATCTGCAATGGATGCACCGCACCTCGCCCCCGGAAAGCGTGCACGCGCTGGACGTGGATGCATTGCGCGGGCCCGGCCTGCGCTTCTGGACGTTGTGGGACGGCGCGGTGCTTGCGGGCTGCGGGGCGCTGCGCCTTCTGGAGGCCGGTCATGGCGAGGTCAAGTCGATGCGCACGGCGCAGACCCACCAGCGCCGGGGCGTGGCCTCCTGCATGCTGGACCACATCATGGACGACGCGCGCCGGCAGGGCTGTACGCGACTCAGCCTGGAGACCGGTTCGATGGCGTATTTCGCGCCGGCGCGTGCCCTGTATGCCCGCGCGGGCTTCACCGTGTGCGGGCCCTTCGGCGATTACGTGGACGATCCCAACAGCGTCTTCATGACCCGGACGCTGTAG
- the murB gene encoding UDP-N-acetylmuramate dehydrogenase, with product MTPGYRLTANAPLRDRNTFGVQALAPWLIEVDDASALAEVLALPQVADAESLVIGGGSNLLFAGDAPGAVIAMATRGLRLLSDDGGQARVRADAGVAWHPLVMWTLEQGLCGLENLALIPGTAGASPIQNIGAYGTEVGEFIAVVEALDRTTGAMVRLDRGACAFAYRDSVFKQQADRYLVTAVEFVLPRTPHLRLDYAGIGEELGAMGIASPTAREVAEAVIRIRRRKLPDPAVVGNAGSFFKNPIVSQAQADALLVDYPTLPVFRGDAPHNRKLSAAWMIEACGWKGHRDGDAGVSAAHALVLVNHGQASGAALLALARRIADSVHARFGVGIEPEPKIIGARW from the coding sequence ATGACCCCAGGTTACCGCCTCACCGCCAACGCGCCACTGCGGGACCGCAACACCTTCGGCGTGCAGGCGCTGGCGCCCTGGCTGATCGAAGTGGACGACGCCTCGGCGCTGGCCGAGGTGCTGGCGCTGCCGCAGGTCGCCGATGCCGAGAGCCTGGTGATCGGCGGCGGCAGCAACCTGCTGTTCGCCGGCGATGCGCCGGGCGCGGTGATCGCCATGGCCACGCGCGGACTGCGCCTGCTGTCCGACGATGGCGGGCAGGCGCGCGTGCGCGCCGATGCCGGCGTGGCCTGGCACCCGCTGGTGATGTGGACGCTGGAGCAGGGCCTGTGCGGGCTGGAGAACCTGGCCCTCATCCCCGGGACCGCCGGTGCCTCGCCCATCCAGAACATCGGCGCCTACGGCACCGAAGTGGGCGAGTTCATCGCCGTGGTGGAAGCGCTGGACCGCACCACGGGCGCGATGGTGCGGCTGGACCGCGGCGCCTGCGCGTTCGCCTACCGCGACAGCGTGTTCAAGCAGCAGGCCGACCGCTACCTGGTGACGGCGGTGGAGTTCGTGCTGCCGCGCACGCCGCACCTGCGCCTGGATTACGCCGGCATCGGCGAGGAACTCGGCGCGATGGGCATCGCCTCGCCGACCGCGCGCGAGGTGGCCGAGGCGGTCATCCGGATCCGCCGGCGCAAGCTGCCGGATCCGGCCGTGGTGGGCAATGCCGGCAGCTTCTTCAAGAACCCCATCGTCTCGCAGGCGCAGGCCGACGCGTTGCTGGTCGACTATCCCACGCTGCCGGTATTCCGCGGCGACGCCCCGCACAACCGCAAACTGTCCGCCGCGTGGATGATCGAAGCCTGCGGCTGGAAAGGCCACCGCGACGGCGATGCCGGCGTGTCGGCCGCGCATGCGCTGGTGCTGGTCAACCACGGGCAGGCCTCCGGCGCCGCGCTGCTGGCGTTGGCGCGGCGCATCGCCGACTCCGTGCACGCGCGCTTCGGCGTGGGCATCGAGCCGGAACCGAAGATCATCGGCGCCCGCTGGTAG
- a CDS encoding homoserine kinase, with the protein MRQQASAFSPASVGNVGVGFDILGHVIEGVGDTVTVRRIDAPEVRITGIHGATVDLPLDAPGNTAGAALISLREALALPFGFAVEIDKGIPLGSGMGGSAASCVAALVAANALLDAPLTREQLYPHALVGEAVASGGRHGDNLGPMLLGGLVLSTAERLVRVPVPEHWHSVLVHPEAILETRRARAALQGAYELKDFVAQSANLALVLAGCHAGDAGLVREGLRDVLVEPRRAPLIVGFGAAKQAALDAAAMGASISGAGPSVFAWFESRSQAEAAAPAVQAAFATAGFDSQAWVSPINATGAELLSAT; encoded by the coding sequence ATGAGGCAGCAGGCAAGTGCGTTTTCGCCGGCATCGGTGGGCAACGTGGGCGTGGGGTTCGACATCCTGGGCCATGTGATCGAAGGCGTCGGCGACACCGTGACGGTGCGTCGCATCGATGCGCCGGAGGTGCGCATCACGGGCATCCACGGCGCCACCGTCGACCTGCCGCTGGATGCGCCGGGCAATACCGCCGGTGCGGCGCTGATCTCGCTGCGCGAAGCGCTGGCGTTGCCGTTCGGCTTCGCGGTGGAGATCGACAAGGGCATTCCCCTGGGCTCCGGCATGGGCGGCTCCGCCGCATCGTGCGTGGCGGCGCTGGTGGCCGCCAATGCCTTGCTGGACGCGCCCCTGACGCGCGAGCAGCTGTATCCGCACGCCCTGGTCGGCGAGGCCGTCGCCAGCGGCGGCAGGCATGGCGACAACCTGGGGCCGATGCTGCTGGGCGGCCTGGTGCTGTCCACGGCGGAGCGGCTGGTGCGCGTGCCCGTGCCGGAGCACTGGCACAGCGTGCTGGTGCACCCGGAGGCGATCCTGGAGACACGCCGTGCGCGCGCCGCATTGCAGGGCGCCTACGAACTGAAGGACTTCGTGGCGCAGAGCGCGAACCTAGCGCTGGTGCTTGCCGGCTGCCATGCCGGCGACGCCGGACTGGTGCGCGAAGGTCTGCGCGATGTGCTGGTCGAACCCCGACGCGCGCCGCTGATCGTCGGCTTCGGCGCGGCGAAACAGGCGGCACTGGACGCCGCTGCGATGGGGGCCAGCATCTCCGGCGCCGGTCCCAGCGTGTTCGCCTGGTTCGAATCGCGCAGCCAGGCCGAAGCGGCCGCGCCTGCCGTGCAGGCGGCGTTCGCGACGGCCGGTTTCGACAGCCAGGCCTGGGTGTCGCCGATCAACGCGACGGGCGCCGAACTGCTGTCGGCGACCTGA
- the thrC gene encoding threonine synthase, with amino-acid sequence MNFISTRNTAPAATLSQAIAAGLAPDGGLYVPDVLPAPRELAAGADIATTAATLLAPFFAGDALEGELAAICREAFDFPAPLRPLGTPDDHVLELFHGPTAAFKDFGARFLAASMARVRRHETTPLTILVATSGDTGAAVAAAFHRQPGLRVIVLYPDGRVSPRQAHQLGCFGDNITALRVAGSFDDCQALVKRALNDAALQAQAPLSSANSISLGRLLPQMSYYAHAAASHRAATGRALNLVVPTGNLGNALAAILARALGVPLGRIALATNANRVLPDFFAGGAYAPAASVATLANAMDVGAPSNFERLRWLYAGDDVALRAAFTATEVDDAAIGEVIARRYRDHGEVHCPHTATAVKVLEALRAQGGQGDWAVVATAHPAKFEGVVEPLIGRAVEVPPALAELLSRPAHADPIPADYDALRERVLR; translated from the coding sequence ATGAACTTCATCTCGACCCGCAACACCGCGCCCGCCGCCACGCTCAGCCAGGCCATCGCCGCCGGACTGGCCCCCGATGGCGGGCTGTACGTGCCGGACGTGCTGCCCGCGCCGCGCGAGCTCGCCGCCGGGGCCGATATCGCCACCACCGCCGCCACGCTGCTGGCGCCGTTCTTCGCCGGCGATGCGCTGGAAGGCGAGCTGGCGGCGATCTGCCGCGAGGCATTCGATTTCCCGGCGCCGTTGCGCCCGCTGGGCACGCCGGACGATCACGTGCTGGAGTTGTTCCACGGGCCCACCGCCGCGTTCAAGGATTTCGGTGCGCGCTTCCTGGCCGCGAGCATGGCGCGCGTACGCCGACACGAGACCACGCCGCTGACGATCCTGGTGGCGACCTCCGGCGATACCGGCGCGGCCGTCGCCGCGGCATTCCACCGTCAGCCCGGCCTGCGCGTGATCGTGCTGTATCCGGATGGGCGCGTATCGCCGCGCCAGGCCCACCAGCTGGGCTGCTTCGGGGACAACATAACGGCGCTGCGCGTGGCGGGTTCGTTCGACGACTGCCAGGCGCTGGTGAAGCGCGCGCTGAACGACGCCGCGCTGCAGGCGCAGGCCCCGCTCAGTTCCGCCAACAGCATCAGCCTGGGCCGCCTGCTGCCGCAGATGAGCTACTACGCGCATGCGGCAGCGAGCCACCGCGCCGCCACCGGCCGGGCGCTGAATCTGGTCGTGCCCACGGGCAACCTGGGCAATGCGCTGGCCGCCATCCTCGCGCGCGCGCTGGGGGTGCCGCTGGGACGCATTGCGTTGGCCACCAACGCCAACCGGGTGCTGCCCGACTTCTTCGCCGGCGGCGCCTATGCGCCGGCGGCGAGCGTGGCGACGCTGGCCAATGCGATGGACGTGGGGGCGCCCAGCAACTTCGAACGCCTGCGCTGGCTGTACGCCGGCGATGACGTCGCGTTGCGCGCGGCCTTCACCGCGACCGAGGTCGACGATGCCGCCATCGGCGAGGTGATCGCGCGCCGCTACCGCGACCATGGCGAAGTGCACTGCCCGCATACCGCCACGGCGGTGAAGGTGCTGGAAGCGCTGCGTGCGCAGGGCGGGCAGGGCGACTGGGCGGTGGTCGCCACGGCGCACCCGGCCAAGTTCGAGGGCGTGGTGGAACCGCTGATCGGGCGCGCGGTGGAGGTGCCGCCCGCGCTGGCCGAGCTGCTGTCGCGTCCGGCGCATGCCGACCCGATCCCGGCCGATTACGACGCCTTGCGCGAGCGCGTGCTGCGGTAG
- a CDS encoding DMT family transporter: protein MPAIPAHFRAAVLMLGSTVLFALMVVAIRLASATLHTFEIAFFRNFFGLLAAAPLILRHGPGFLKTTQFPRYLFRCVIGICSMLAGFWAIGHLPLAQAVSLSYSTPLFVTLAAAAMLNERVRARRWTAVVLGFVGVLVIVRPGTAEFTADAMIAVLAAVMSALVAIQIKQLSQTEPADRIVIYTTLLWVPMSLSPALAVWEWPQGITWVWGVAAGVLGTGGHMLWTRALKLGEVSALTPISFMQLPVVALFGWLLFDETLDAWTLAGAGIIFGANAYIAHREAVLSRRAASEAPSAAAKPGE, encoded by the coding sequence ATGCCCGCCATTCCCGCCCACTTCCGCGCCGCCGTGCTGATGCTGGGCAGCACGGTGCTGTTCGCCCTGATGGTGGTGGCGATCCGGTTGGCCTCGGCCACCCTGCACACGTTCGAGATCGCCTTTTTCCGCAACTTCTTCGGCCTGCTGGCCGCGGCGCCGCTCATCCTGCGGCACGGCCCCGGGTTCCTGAAGACCACCCAGTTCCCGCGCTACCTGTTCCGTTGCGTGATCGGCATCTGCTCGATGCTGGCCGGCTTCTGGGCCATCGGCCACCTGCCGCTGGCGCAGGCGGTGTCGTTGTCGTACTCCACGCCGCTGTTCGTCACCCTGGCCGCGGCCGCGATGCTCAACGAACGCGTGCGTGCGCGCCGCTGGACCGCGGTGGTGCTGGGTTTCGTGGGCGTGCTGGTGATCGTGCGGCCCGGCACCGCGGAATTCACCGCCGACGCGATGATCGCCGTGCTGGCGGCGGTGATGAGCGCGCTGGTGGCCATCCAGATCAAGCAGCTCTCGCAGACCGAACCGGCCGACCGCATCGTCATCTACACCACCCTGCTGTGGGTACCGATGTCGCTGTCGCCGGCGCTGGCCGTGTGGGAATGGCCGCAGGGCATCACCTGGGTGTGGGGGGTGGCCGCCGGCGTGCTGGGCACCGGCGGCCACATGCTGTGGACGCGCGCGCTGAAGCTGGGCGAGGTCTCGGCGCTGACGCCGATCAGCTTCATGCAGCTGCCGGTGGTGGCGCTGTTCGGCTGGCTGCTGTTCGACGAAACGCTGGACGCGTGGACGCTGGCCGGCGCCGGCATCATCTTCGGGGCGAACGCCTACATCGCGCACCGCGAGGCGGTGCTGTCCCGCCGTGCCGCGTCCGAGGCGCCCAGCGCGGCGGCCAAGCCCGGTGAATGA
- a CDS encoding DUF4190 domain-containing protein — translation MNPARTTSSLAIASLVSGILGWTLLPVLGTLVAIVTGHMARAEIRRSGGALEGDGLAIGGLILGWLSALLWVVGIVVLFMFLGGLAWLATLN, via the coding sequence ATGAACCCAGCACGCACCACCAGCAGTCTCGCCATCGCCAGCCTGGTGTCCGGCATCCTCGGTTGGACCCTGTTGCCGGTCCTGGGCACGCTGGTGGCGATCGTCACCGGGCACATGGCGCGCGCGGAGATCCGCCGCAGCGGCGGCGCGCTGGAAGGCGACGGACTGGCCATCGGCGGGCTGATCCTGGGCTGGCTGTCGGCGCTGCTGTGGGTCGTGGGCATCGTGGTGCTCTTCATGTTCCTGGGCGGCCTGGCCTGGCTGGCGACGCTGAACTGA
- a CDS encoding aldehyde dehydrogenase family protein — MPADLLKALGLASTNSGTYLGSGEWSTTTDAGLLQSINPTTNEVIAEVHASSQADYEKVVARAQAAFKVWRTTPAPRRGEAVRLCGEALRRHKDALGSLVALEMGKSKPEGDGEVQEMIDIADFAVGQSRMLYGYTMHSERPGHRMYEQYHPLGLVGIISAFNFPVAVWAWNSFLAAICGDICIWKPSNKTPLTAIASMKICNDALKAGGFPDIFFLINDAGVELAQQFVDDKRIPLISFTGSTQVGRTVGERVARRMGRSLLELGGNNAIILDETADLKLAIPGIVFGAVGTAGQRCTTTRRLIVHASIYDTVLSTLVKAYKQVEGKIGDPLDPANLMGPLNSQAAVQQFLDSIAKAKASGGTVETGGTAIDRPGNFVLPAIVTGLKNSDEVVQHETFAPILYVMKYTTLDEAIDMQNAVPQGLSSSIFTQNLKAAEQFLSAAGSDCGIANVNIGTSGAEIGGAFGGEKETGGGRESGSDAWKVYMRRQTNTINYSDSLPLAQGIKFDL; from the coding sequence ATGCCCGCAGACCTTCTCAAGGCCCTCGGCCTTGCCAGCACCAATTCCGGCACCTACCTCGGCAGCGGCGAGTGGTCCACGACCACCGACGCCGGCCTGTTGCAGTCGATCAACCCCACCACCAACGAGGTGATCGCCGAGGTCCATGCCAGCAGCCAGGCCGACTACGAGAAGGTCGTCGCCCGCGCCCAGGCCGCCTTCAAGGTGTGGCGTACCACCCCGGCCCCGCGCCGGGGCGAGGCCGTGCGCCTGTGCGGCGAAGCGCTGCGCAGGCACAAGGACGCGCTGGGCTCGCTGGTCGCGCTGGAGATGGGCAAGAGCAAGCCCGAGGGCGATGGCGAAGTGCAGGAGATGATCGACATCGCCGACTTCGCCGTGGGCCAGAGCCGCATGCTGTACGGCTACACCATGCATTCCGAGCGCCCCGGCCACCGCATGTACGAGCAGTACCACCCGCTGGGCCTGGTCGGCATCATCAGCGCGTTCAATTTCCCGGTCGCGGTGTGGGCGTGGAACTCGTTCCTGGCCGCGATCTGCGGCGACATCTGCATCTGGAAACCGTCCAACAAGACGCCGCTCACCGCGATCGCCAGCATGAAGATCTGCAACGACGCGCTGAAGGCCGGCGGCTTCCCGGACATCTTCTTCCTGATCAACGACGCAGGCGTGGAACTGGCGCAGCAGTTCGTCGACGACAAGCGCATCCCGCTGATCAGCTTCACCGGCTCCACCCAGGTCGGCCGCACCGTCGGCGAGCGCGTCGCGCGCCGCATGGGCCGCAGCCTGCTGGAGCTGGGCGGCAACAACGCCATCATCCTGGACGAAACCGCCGACCTGAAGCTGGCCATTCCCGGCATCGTGTTCGGCGCCGTCGGCACCGCCGGCCAGCGCTGCACCACCACGCGCCGCCTGATCGTGCACGCATCCATCTACGACACCGTGCTGTCCACGCTGGTCAAGGCGTACAAGCAGGTGGAAGGCAAGATCGGCGACCCGCTGGACCCGGCCAACCTGATGGGCCCGCTCAACAGCCAGGCCGCCGTGCAGCAGTTCCTGGACTCCATCGCCAAGGCCAAGGCCAGCGGGGGCACCGTCGAGACCGGCGGCACCGCGATCGACCGCCCCGGCAACTTCGTCCTGCCGGCCATCGTCACCGGCCTGAAGAACTCCGACGAAGTGGTGCAGCACGAGACCTTCGCCCCCATCCTGTACGTGATGAAGTACACGACACTGGACGAAGCCATCGACATGCAGAACGCCGTGCCGCAGGGCCTGTCCTCGTCGATCTTCACCCAGAACCTGAAGGCGGCCGAGCAGTTCCTGTCGGCGGCCGGCAGCGACTGCGGCATCGCCAACGTCAACATCGGCACCAGCGGCGCCGAGATCGGCGGTGCCTTCGGCGGCGAGAAGGAAACCGGCGGCGGCCGCGAATCCGGCTCGGACGCATGGAAGGTCTACATGCGCCGGCAGACCAACACCATCAACTACTCCGACTCGCTGCCGCTGGCGCAGGGCATCAAGTTCGACCTCTGA
- the thrA gene encoding bifunctional aspartate kinase/homoserine dehydrogenase I — MSSRSAEVEQPKPRTVVHKFGGTSVADAERYRHVAKLLLAREEEVQVTVVSAMKGVTDALIELCELAAANRPEWHESWHALRARHRGAAVALLGEAAGPVIEWVDERFGKLEEILNALIVIGGLPELVLQRVQGLGEVCSARLLGEYLTLQGEDCAVLDAREVLRVDHGELGVVVDWEDSARRLAAWREAHPQRRVVATGFVARDREGRFTTLGRNGSDYSGAIFAALYDAAELHIWTDVDGVLSADPRVVPEAVQLGALSYDEACELAYFGAKVVHPQTMSPAMERGLPIIIRNTFHPEHPGTRITAERDAVGPVKGLTLSADLALLNLEGTGLIGVPGTAERVFAALRNAHVSVVMISQGSSEHSICCVVRASEAGKGQAALLDAFAHELDTRQIQRVQRRDGVSVLAAVGDGMAGTPGVSARLFGALGRAQVNILAIAQGSSERNISVAIDSADATKALRAAHAGFWLSPQTFAIGVIGPGNVGAALIEQLRAAQPQLLAKANLDLRLRAIASSTRMLLEERSLGDDWRARFDASAQAADLDRFTEHLLSAHMPHAVIVDCSASPLVADRYAGWLAAGIHVVTPNKQAGAGPLARYHAIRDAASGSGARFRYEATVGAGLPVISTLRDLLDTGDAVVSVEGIFSGTLAWLFNKFDGSAPFSRLVAEARGLGYTEPDPRDDLSGTDVARKLVILAREAGRELALEDVDVESLVPASLRQASVDDFMARLHEVDAGFTDRLAKARAAGNVLRYVARLDAEGHASVGLVELPAAHPFANLRLTDNIVQFTTRRYCDNPLIVQGPGAGPEVTAAGVFADVLRVAAGQGAKL; from the coding sequence ATGTCGTCCCGCAGCGCCGAAGTCGAACAGCCCAAACCCCGCACCGTCGTCCACAAGTTCGGCGGCACCTCCGTCGCCGACGCCGAACGCTACCGCCACGTGGCCAAGCTGCTGCTGGCGCGCGAGGAGGAGGTGCAGGTCACCGTCGTGTCGGCCATGAAGGGCGTCACCGACGCGCTGATCGAACTGTGCGAGCTGGCCGCCGCCAACCGTCCGGAATGGCACGAAAGCTGGCATGCGCTGCGCGCCCGTCATCGCGGTGCGGCGGTGGCGCTGCTGGGCGAGGCCGCCGGGCCGGTGATCGAGTGGGTGGACGAACGCTTCGGCAAGCTGGAGGAGATCCTCAATGCGCTGATCGTCATCGGCGGCCTGCCGGAACTGGTCCTGCAGCGCGTGCAGGGGCTGGGCGAGGTGTGCTCGGCGCGCCTGCTGGGCGAGTACCTGACGCTGCAGGGCGAGGACTGCGCCGTGCTGGATGCGCGCGAGGTGCTGCGCGTGGATCACGGCGAACTGGGCGTGGTGGTGGACTGGGAAGACAGCGCCCGGCGGCTGGCGGCGTGGCGGGAGGCGCACCCGCAGCGGCGCGTGGTGGCCACCGGCTTCGTCGCGCGCGACCGCGAGGGGCGCTTCACCACCCTGGGCCGCAACGGCAGCGACTATTCCGGCGCGATCTTCGCGGCGCTGTACGACGCGGCCGAACTGCACATCTGGACCGACGTCGACGGCGTGCTGTCCGCCGACCCGCGCGTGGTCCCCGAGGCGGTACAGCTGGGTGCGCTGAGCTACGACGAAGCCTGCGAGCTGGCGTACTTCGGCGCCAAGGTCGTGCACCCGCAGACCATGTCGCCGGCCATGGAGCGCGGATTGCCCATCATCATCCGCAACACCTTCCATCCGGAGCATCCGGGCACCCGCATCACCGCCGAGCGCGACGCGGTGGGCCCGGTGAAGGGCCTCACGCTCAGCGCCGACCTGGCCCTGCTCAACCTGGAGGGCACCGGCCTGATCGGCGTGCCCGGCACGGCCGAACGCGTGTTCGCGGCGCTGCGCAATGCCCATGTGTCGGTGGTGATGATCTCGCAGGGCTCGTCCGAGCATTCGATCTGCTGCGTGGTCAGGGCCAGCGAGGCCGGCAAGGGACAGGCGGCGTTGCTGGATGCCTTCGCCCACGAGCTGGACACGCGCCAGATCCAGCGCGTGCAGCGCCGCGACGGCGTCAGCGTGCTGGCCGCCGTCGGCGACGGCATGGCCGGCACGCCGGGCGTGTCGGCGCGCCTGTTCGGCGCGCTGGGGCGCGCGCAGGTGAACATCCTGGCGATCGCACAGGGCTCGTCCGAGCGCAACATCTCCGTGGCCATCGACAGCGCCGATGCCACCAAGGCGCTGCGCGCGGCGCATGCCGGCTTCTGGCTGTCGCCGCAGACCTTCGCCATCGGCGTGATCGGGCCGGGCAACGTCGGCGCTGCGCTGATCGAGCAACTGCGGGCCGCACAGCCGCAGCTGCTGGCCAAGGCCAACCTGGACCTGCGCCTGCGCGCCATCGCCTCCAGCACGCGCATGCTGCTGGAAGAGCGCAGCCTGGGCGACGACTGGCGCGCGCGTTTCGACGCCAGCGCGCAGGCCGCGGACCTGGACCGCTTCACCGAGCACCTGCTGTCGGCGCACATGCCGCACGCAGTGATCGTGGACTGCAGCGCCAGTCCGCTGGTGGCCGACCGTTACGCGGGATGGCTGGCCGCCGGCATCCACGTGGTGACGCCCAACAAGCAGGCCGGGGCCGGCCCGCTGGCGCGCTACCACGCCATCCGCGATGCTGCCTCCGGCAGCGGCGCGCGCTTCCGCTATGAAGCCACCGTCGGCGCCGGCCTGCCGGTGATCTCCACGCTGCGCGACCTGCTGGATACGGGCGATGCGGTGGTGTCGGTGGAGGGCATCTTCTCCGGCACGTTGGCGTGGCTGTTCAACAAGTTCGACGGCAGCGCGCCGTTCTCGCGGCTGGTCGCCGAGGCCCGTGGCCTGGGCTACACCGAACCGGACCCGCGCGACGACCTGTCCGGCACCGACGTGGCGCGCAAGCTGGTGATCCTGGCCCGCGAAGCCGGACGCGAACTGGCGCTGGAGGACGTGGACGTGGAGAGCCTGGTGCCCGCATCCCTGCGCCAGGCCAGCGTGGACGATTTCATGGCCCGGCTGCACGAGGTGGATGCCGGCTTCACCGACCGGCTGGCGAAGGCGCGCGCCGCCGGCAACGTGCTGCGCTACGTCGCCCGGCTCGATGCCGAAGGCCATGCCAGCGTGGGCCTGGTGGAACTGCCGGCCGCGCACCCGTTCGCCAACCTGCGCCTGACCGACAACATCGTGCAGTTCACCACGCGCCGATACTGCGACAATCCGCTGATCGTGCAGGGCCCGGGCGCCGGCCCGGAAGTCACCGCGGCCGGCGTGTTCGCCGACGTGCTGCGCGTGGCCGCGGGGCAGGGCGCGAAGCTGTGA
- a CDS encoding quinone-dependent dihydroorotate dehydrogenase yields the protein MYPLARPFLFGLDAETAHGLGLKALDLAYRTGTTPLVARPITPMPTKVMGLTFPNPVGLAAGLDKNGAHIDALFALGFGFVEIGTVTPRPQPGNPKPRMFRLPQYQAVINRLGFNNEGVDALVRNVGAARRDRGLLGINIGKNKDTANERAASDYLYCLERVYPLADYVTVNISSPNTAGLRELQEEQALRQLIGTLRDAQEDLAAQHGKRVPMLVKIAPDLSDSDIDAVARVLGDMQVDGVIATNTTVSRLSVQDHPLARETGGLSGAPLMGQATLVLRRLRTRLPDSIPLIGVGGILSGADAVAKMSAGASLVQCYTGLVYRGPELIRECVEAIRRRREAPSRGPVAPA from the coding sequence ATGTATCCCCTCGCCCGACCCTTCCTCTTCGGCCTGGATGCCGAAACCGCCCACGGCCTGGGCCTGAAAGCCCTCGACCTGGCTTACCGCACCGGCACCACGCCGCTGGTGGCCCGCCCCATCACGCCGATGCCCACCAAGGTGATGGGGCTGACCTTCCCCAACCCGGTCGGTCTGGCCGCCGGCCTGGACAAGAACGGCGCGCACATCGACGCGCTGTTCGCGCTGGGTTTCGGTTTCGTCGAGATCGGCACGGTCACGCCCAGGCCGCAGCCGGGCAATCCGAAGCCGCGCATGTTCCGCCTGCCGCAGTACCAGGCGGTCATCAACCGCCTCGGCTTCAACAACGAGGGCGTCGACGCGCTGGTGCGCAACGTCGGAGCCGCGCGCCGCGACCGCGGCCTGCTGGGCATCAACATCGGCAAGAACAAGGACACCGCCAACGAGCGCGCCGCGTCCGATTACCTGTACTGCCTGGAACGCGTCTACCCGCTGGCGGACTACGTCACCGTCAACATCTCCTCGCCCAACACCGCCGGCCTGCGCGAACTGCAGGAAGAACAGGCATTGCGCCAGCTGATCGGCACCCTGCGCGATGCGCAGGAGGACCTGGCGGCGCAGCACGGCAAGCGCGTGCCGATGCTGGTGAAGATCGCGCCGGACCTGTCCGACAGCGACATCGACGCCGTCGCGCGCGTGCTGGGCGACATGCAGGTGGACGGCGTCATCGCCACCAACACCACCGTGTCCCGCCTCAGCGTGCAGGACCATCCGCTGGCGCGGGAGACCGGCGGCCTGTCCGGCGCGCCCCTGATGGGCCAGGCCACGCTGGTCCTGCGCCGCCTGCGCACGCGCCTGCCCGACAGCATCCCGCTGATCGGCGTGGGCGGCATCCTGTCCGGCGCGGACGCGGTGGCGAAGATGTCCGCCGGCGCGTCGCTGGTGCAGTGCTACACCGGGCTGGTGTACCGCGGGCCGGAGCTGATCCGCGAATGCGTGGAGGCCATCCGCCGCCGTCGCGAAGCGCCGAGCCGCGGGCCGGTGGCGCCCGCATGA